ACTGTGGGATCATCAGCAGCAGGATAATCAGTAAGATCATCAGCATGTGAAAGAGGAATAAAAGGGCCAGATGAATAAGGGGAGGCAAAAGAgataggagaagaagaagaagggggagGTGGTGACTGAGCATCTGCAGGACCAATTGATGAAATAGTATAGATATCTAAAACAGGGAATAGGGTTGAACAGGTAGAACTCAAGTGCTAAAAAGGAAAGACATCCTCCTTAAACAATACATCCCTGCTAATATGAAATTCCTTTGTGTGAAGTCCAAACATCTTATATCCCTTATGTGTAGTAGAGTAAACAAGAAAGAAGATATGCTCTGGGAGCAAATTTATCAGGTCTTCTAACTGTAGTCACATATCCTAAGCATCTAAAGACTCTTATGTGTTGTAAAGAAGGTGAATACCCAAACATGATCTCAAAAGGGGATTTTTTGTGAAGGACAGTTGAAGGGAGTCTGTTAATGATGTATACAGCAGTACTAACACATTCTCCCCAGAACCTTAATGGTAACGAAGCCTAAAATCTGAGTGCTTGAGCAACTTCCAGAATATACATGTGTCTTGTTTcagcaactccattttgttgtggagtgtaGATGCATGAGCTTTGATGTATAATTCCCAGAGATTGTAACAATTCTGACATATGTGAATTGAAGAACTCACACCCATTATCAGATATGAAAAACTTAACAAATGTTGAGTAGACATTCTTAAAAATAGTAAAGAAAGATCTAAGAGCAACAACAACCTCAACTTTAGTAGGTAAAAGGAAGAGCCATGTATACCTAGAACAGTCATCCACCAAGGTCAAGAAATACCTCTTTCCATCATAGGTAGGGACTCTgtaaggaccccaaacatcagcaTGAATTGTATGAAAGCAGGATTTGGATAATGTAGGACTAAGAGAGCAAGGTAGTATTGTTTGTTTAGCTAAaggactgtcacgacccaaaatcccaccacaagcatcgtgatggaacctagtctctaagactaggtaagccgatttctattacattctgaagccatttttttaattaaataagtaaccaaaactaacagcggaataaatatgaatatacaacctcccaatactggtagtactgagtcacgaactctaactgaatacatggaatgatcacgaggagcgaatatacaatactgtttgattacaaattaacagtacaatgaaatgaaaagactccaagggactgcgacgagcaagcaactctaccttgaacctttacgatcgcgctttaactctgctcaagtctgatatctccaatacttggctctgcacaaaaatgtgcagaagtgtagtgtgagcacaccacagcggtacccaataagtatcaagactaacctcaatggagtagagacgaggtacaatcaagacactcacaagtctaataacatgtgcaatataatataccaaataataggaaacaaataacaacagagcaacatgaaacaaccagtgatatacacaacagacaacaagaataccattaatatcgctcaactattaataattacaattacacccaaataaatcaagtacttcaaataaatgtctttcacttataattcttccaaataattctctttcaaatataattctttcaataaatcttttcaagtaaaatttcctcaaataaatatctttcaaatacaattctttcatataatactttctaagtaaaaatccttccaaataaatattttgaatataattctttcaattaaaaagtcaccatgtaacacctcatttcaaaatcataaaaaatacgggtctcagcccattttcatatttttcataaacacggaTCTCAGCCCTTTTtgtcatatttttcataaacacgggtctcagcccatttttcatatctccacggtattttgtgcccataattaaatcatcatattttcccggcacctcgtgccctcatttcatatctcaactgcacggataactcacgtgccaatatcctcaatgtatataagatccacgtgattaatttattttcaataaagtaaggttaaaattatttaaatcaagtaagatatcaacaaaatgataagtttattttagaaatagtttgagagaggaaaaatgacattttctttaaaataaagcattagataaactactgatttggatataaaatttattaaattaaacatactgaaaattttcttttatttaaaataactcaatgttcaaagacaagtacaacccaaaatatacaaatcctcaaagtctcgtacaaaaaagtcaaggtcaacacaatacatcaagaaatataaaacacttaatattaagtcaaataatacatcacgaaaaatataaaaatttataaattacggaaaaataaaataaccaaggGCAAGTGCAAACATAGTCCCGAAGTAAGTGctcaacaagggatctcccgaggtaccgcctcgtagtcccaaaataaatatgcaacaatAATAATGCctccaggccatcacaaatcaatccccgatTTGTGacgcccccaggccatcacaagtacgtactcgtcacctcgcgtacatgattttcaattacacaaattgcacataagattCAGTGCCTAAGGaaaaattcccccactcgaggttaagtaagacacttacctctttgaagttaggcagatattccaaaatagccttcttgcttgaattgacctccggacatctcaaatctatccaaattaattgtataacttcttTAAATTTCATCGGATGCAATTcgggataataatacgtcgacgtaaaattttattccaaaaagtcaacaaaagtgaACGCGGGACCCGCCCCTCAGAACCCAGaaaaattttcatgaaatccgaacacccattccgatacgagttcaatcatatgaattttatcgaattccaataacagctcaactttcaaatcttaaatttttatttttggaagattttacaaaaatcttaatttttcctccgttaaatccgaattaaatgatggattcaaagacataatcatggaaattaatcaaaaccggataagaatcacttaccccaaacacccacgcaagaatctctccaaaaatcgccttctaccgagctccaaatttgattttgagttatgaactcaaacccccgacctctgcccttcgcgttcgcgagatacgagtcgcgttcgcgaaggcttaacgccAGGCAGGCCCACAACTCCCTTTcctctccgcgttcgcgtaggctttcCTCATATATTTCTTCACGTTTGCGGATTCTTTGTCGCGCTCGTGATGGGAAAATCCTAGCcgtccaaaatccttcttcgcgaacgtgtgaGACCCTCcacattcgcgaagaacaataccagatATCAGTTCCAGCAGTTACAAAACAAggagaaatgatctgaaaccatctcggaactcacccgagcctcccgggacctcaaccaaacataccatcaagtttcaaaacataacacggacctgctcgaggcctcaaatcacatcgaacaatatcaaaacgacgaatcactcctcaaatcaaaatctatgaactttgaactttcaaaattATGTcttatgccgaaacatatcaaatcattccggaatgacttcaaaattttcacacaagtcataattgacataacgaagctattcaaatttccagaatcggattccgaccccgatatcaaaaagtcaaccccccggtcaaactttccaaaaattcgacttttgccatttcaagcttaattccactacggacctccaaataatttttcagacacgctcctaaatccaaaattacccaacggagctagaaccgacgaaactccattccagagtcgtcttcacacattctcaactatggtcaaaatcctaagacttaagcttccattttagggaccgagtgtcccaaatcaccccgaatcatccggtaactgaattcaaccacgcacgcaagtcaattcacataatacaaagctgctcaagaccttaagtcactgaacgaggcgtaatttcttaaaacgataagtcgggtcgttacaaggacATACTGTACAATGCTTGTCTTTACTACTACATTCAACAACATGAAAATCATGAGAACCATTTATTTTCTGCAAAGTATCTAGAGGTGCATGACCCAATCTCTTATGCCACAAAGCTATACTCACAACTTTATTAGGGGCCTTTATTATATTTACAGTGTTTATTGGCCTTGGAACATTCAAGGTATCTCCAACTGAACTTTGGCTTTGAGCTTGTAGTGCTACTGACTTTTTTGGAGTAGAGTTGAACACATATATTCCATCTTCCTCTCTACCAATCCCCCTCACTTGTCCACTaaaaagttcttgaaaaataaagaaatcaaggaagaacaTAACAACCCATCTTATTTCCTTTGTGAGCTTGGACATAGATAGAAAGTTATACTTGAAGTTAGGAATATGCATCACATTAGACACTATTAGGTCCTTAAGAATGGCAAGCTAGAATCATTCACCATATGATTTGAAGCCCCTGAATCTACAATCCATTTAGCTAGAATTTTAGTAATATCACCACATAATGGCATACCTACTGCCATAGCAGAACCACTGCACTCAGGTTGCTTGCCTAGAAGTTGAAGAATCTGGTTGTACTGCTCTTGAGTAAATTGAGGGATTCCAGCTTGGAAGTTCTGACTTGCTTGTTGCACTTGTGAGACTCCTGCAAAGTTAGCAGTAGAGCCTGCTTGTACAGGGTCAGTGGAAGTATCAGACATATAGTTGTCAGCATTGGTCTATGCATAGTTAACTGTATTACCAAATCCACCATTCCTTTTTTACTTAAAATCTTGTGGATATCCATTTAGTTTGTAACAAGTCTCCCTAGTGTGACCTTTGAAGTTGCAATAGTCATAATGTAGATTGTTTCTTCTGGACCTGTAGCCATAAACTGAGTGATTTTTTCCTCCAGAATGACCATAACTAGCACCTGCATTCCCTTTGCTACTAAACAAAGCTGTCACCTCATTTCCCAAGAAGCTGTGATTTTGCCCATGGTTTCCTTTTGCGTTCAGCTGAACTGGAGCTCCAGATGATGTTCCCTTATTACTGAACAAGGTTGTACCTTCATTAACTTCAGAAACTTGAGAGGATTGGGACAGTGCTCTTCTGCTTTCTTCAGAAATAATCATTGAGTAAGCTTTGTTTATGGAAGGTCTAGGAGACATGTTCAAAATCCGATTGCTTGATCGAGAGTATGTCTCATTTAGACCCATGAGAAACTGCAATAGCCTTTGGTACTCAAAGTGCTCAACATATTTCTTCGACTCTTCACAACCACACCCAGGGCAGGGCATAAAAGCATCAAACTCTgccctcaactccttcaattttgaGAAGTAAGCAGACATAGATTACAGTCCTTGAGCCAGAGTTGCAATTTGTTTATGCAGATATAACACTCTAGAACCATTAACTTTATCAAATGTCTCTTTGAGGTCCATCCACACTTTGTCAGCACTCGAAGCATAGACCATGTCACTTAGCAATTCAGCACACACAGAGTTCATAATCCGCGATAGGACTATAGCATTACATTTTTCCCAGAGTTCATGAAGAACAAGAGGAAACTTTTCTTTTCTATACCTTCCATTTACAAACCCTAGCTTACTTTTACCTAGCAGACTAACGCCCATAGCACTACTCCACAAAGTGTAATTCTCAGGTCCTATGAGCTTGACAGAGATGAGAGAACTGCCTGGAGTGTCACTCGGTTGCAGAAACAATGGATGATGCTGATCGATCACTGGTGCTACAGCTACAgcttcgtgagtcgatccattGTCCTCGTTAGTAATCGCCATTGTCAACATAAATCTAGCTCACACAAATGCTGTACTCAACAGATACCAATTGCTAAAAATCGATCTAACCCTAATTCTTTTGGGAATTGAAGCAATTGATCAATTCGAATGAATAATTAACAGTGACAATTAAGGAAGATGAATCTGGAGTTGAACTCAAGTGATATAGATCGTTAACTGAGGCTCTGATACTATGATGAACTCTAGATTCATCCCTCAGCTATGGTGATGGAAGctaagatgaagaagaagcagatgagAGCAAATGAGCAGTTATGCTCTATTTCTAATATATCTCAACCAACGAATGAAAGTATATTTACATTCTATATTATTCTCACTACTTAACCACCTAACTCCTACTAACTACTTACTAATCACAATActaatttataacatataattagcTGTACACCGCTGTCAGTAGCACTTGATTCAACAGAGAAGATTTCAAGTGACCAGGTATGTCTATTTTTAATTCTTACACACAGTAGTATACAATGAAATTGGAATAAAGCAATTATATTGATAATGATGATGTAATGATTGAGGAATTAAATTAAATATAGGTTTGGGTGTGCAATGCTATGGAAAAGTATTTCCTTTGTTGATAAATAGATTCGGCTTCTGCTATTATAATTTAGGAGACATGTGGTTAAGTAATTATTGACTAATAATGGAAAAGTTACTATGATAGACAAGATTCTATAACATGGCATATTAGAGTCAAATAATGTGCACATAGAATTCATGGATATACACTTAGTGTTAATTAATTAGTCACATTACGTAATTAGACTTGGAATCTTTCAACTCAcgtataaagaaacataaaagtGCAGTTAGAAACCTTTTCAGTTTAATGAGTTTTACATATGTGAGTGATTAAGGGATTGGTTGAATCGTTAGCGTGTCAACTATTAGCTAGCTATTGTATAAGAATTATGAGATAACTTTGACCAGCATAATTGACATCGTTGATTAATATTTCCCATAGATTTAGGCCATTGGAGATCGTTTGATTGGTGTTCTAGAAGTCGCAAAGTTGGAAAAATTCTCGTTAGCGAGGTAAGTGAGACTCTAAAATTTGATGCTTGCTTTTTCAAAATCCGTTTTGAAAGTATGTTTTGTCTTCCCGGTCCATGTATTGGGAAGAGCGTGCGCTTGGCAGAATCGGT
The sequence above is drawn from the Nicotiana tabacum cultivar K326 chromosome 13, ASM71507v2, whole genome shotgun sequence genome and encodes:
- the LOC107760219 gene encoding uncharacterized protein LOC107760219, which produces MAITNEDNGSTHEAVAVAPVIDQHHPLFLQPSDTPGSSLISVKLIGPENYTLWSSAMGVSLLGKSKLGFVNGRYRKEKFPLVLHELWEKCNAIVLSRIMNSVCAELLSDMVYASSADKVWMDLKETFDKVNGSRVLYLHKQIATLAQGL